tcGGCGTAGGCCAAcgggaaggcagagctgcttttggaatggggcaggagccTGGGGTCAGCTTCAGGCTTGGAGCGCTCCAGCTCCGCTGCGAACGTCACCTCCACGGAGGAATTCCGCCTCCTGCTGTCCAGCATGGGATCCGACGCGTGGACCCCGTTTGTGTTCCGGTAACAGGCTCTGCTGCCGTATGCCAGGCGCAGGTCTTCAACCTAGGGAGACAGCAGGGCCTGTTAGGGTAGGGGAAAGGCACTGGAAAGGGGAGgcgggttctctctctctctcttcttctgttCATTACAGCCCCACAAGCAACCAGATTAATAAATGCTACTCCGTAGCCCGTCGGGTcgaacacacgcacacacccgccttgtggccagattctgttctcagcacaggcagggcagggcccagTGAAACCCTAACCTGAGCCATGCGGTTCCAGTCAGACCTTGGCAGGGTGTGGCCGTGATGGGTGGCGAGGCAGTGAGGCCAAGTCCCACCTGCTAGGCTACCTCGGTGGTAccacttcccttcccctgccGCCAGGAGCCACCTCTGGTCTAGCCCTTTGGGCCACTAGGGGAGCCCTtagctggggcggggtggggggatgaaCACATGCGGTTATCTCCTGGGCGGGTGGGAAACAGACGGGAATGTGGGTCCCAGCACAGAGGGAACCAAGTCTCACGAGTGGTGGTGTCCTATACACCCACACGCCCCATTACAATGCAGCACGATCCACCGTGCAAGGGGCAGATGACGGACCCAgcgctccccacacacactgtacGGTGTTGTACACAAGTGCTGGCCCCACTCTGGGGTTCGCTCCTTCGCTGTTCACAGACCAGCTCGCAGAGCACTGGACACGCGCTCCCCTGGTCGCTGCTGCGCCATGCCCCCAAAATACCCAGGGAATGGCCCAGCATGGGCTCCCGCCCCACTGCTTTCTCTCCAGGGCAGCAAAGGCTGCGGTGGAATGATTAACCAGGCCTGGGGGCTGGTGGCTTTTTCCATCAGGGACACTGAGGCGAGACCAGTACCTGTTTGGACACGTCTGTGAGGAGGTCTGGGGACGAGCGGCACTGCCTTTCGTGGTACTGAGCCGGGTAGTGTTTCCTGCAAATCCAAGACACACAGGTCAGTTTCCCCTTGCAAATAGCCCGTGAAATGCTACAAagcctcctctgcccccttcGATACCTCTCAAACGGCgcgctcttccccttccccttgcgCCCGTGCTCCAGCAGCTGCCGTTGGGTTCTGCCGCTGGCAAGGACAGAAAAACGCTTGTGAGAAACAAGTTCTAACGGTGCTGTCCGTACTGCATGTGACTGTAACCTCTGCTGTAGCCAGCACAGAGGCAACGGCTGGCTGATGCCTTGCACAACAGGCTTGGACAAAGGAGCTCGAGGTTCAGGcaggcaggcctggccctgctctgCTGGGCGAGACGCAGAGGGTGCGGGTACAGGGGAATGGGCCTAGGCTGCCTCCCTCGGGCATGGAGGAAGCCAGACAAGAACTGCAACTCGGAGGAGACTCTCGGGGATCAAAGCCCTGGGGCATGGCTCAGTCCAACTGACGGGCTCCGGGGTGACAAATCACTGTGTAGACgataggctcaggctggagccagagctctgggatCCTTCCCTCACAGGGGCCCGAAGCCTGCGCTTCAGAGTGAGTATCTACAAAGCAAATCATTCCGCCCCGGCGCCCAAGCCCCACGCGCCACTtcagctggcccgggccagccaCGGGGGTTTTTAATCCCTGGGTAGACACAGCCTTTGGCccactgctgccctcgcagggctACTTGCTCATCAGGCTGTGCCTAAAGGCACCAGCTAGCGCCAAGTTTCCTCCCCCCACGTTGCACCACACAGCGAACGCTAGCAAAGAGCCATTCGCTTTCCTCACAGTGTTACTGGAGCTAGTGCGAGCGATTTACCTATAGCGGAAACTTGAACCTTTGCTGCACAGGAGGGCTTTGGGCTTGGATTTTGGTTCTTCGGAGAGTCTAAAAAAAGCATGGTACTCCACGCACGTCTTCCAAAATGCTTTGCATGCATCTCTGCTTGCCATGGTAAACTCTAAGGTGTCCTTGCACAGAGCCTGGATGAGAACCGGACATTTGAAACACAACCCAAAGGGTCAACCCCCGTTGCAAAGTCAGTGTCCAATAGTGAAAACACGAGCAATTTTTCACACAAGGAGACATGCAGCGAGTGATGCAGGACTGGCCTGTGAACCCTGCAACCCCAGGCCTCTCAATGGACTTAGAGCTGAAACTGGGTGTGGGTCTCATTGGGGACAGGGTGAGGGGCCCTGGTCTGATGTATATGGGCCACTAACCTGTGTTACACATGTTGCTAGCTGACCCCTAGCAGTGCCTGGGGCAGTTGAATGTAGAACTAGGCTGTCGGCTGGAAATACTCGGGGACCACAAAGGTGTTCTCCATATACACATTGTGGAGGCCTAACCAGTCTGTGCCCCTGGGGCTTCACACACAGCGTGAGGAGAAACTTCCAGGACACATAGGAGCGAGGTGAAGCGAGAGACCACACACCAACACTGACACAGCCCAAGGGAGCACATGTTATTTGAAGTACGTGACCTTTGGGGCGGGGCACAGGAACAGGGAGGGATGGGAGGCCATGGCCCCACCACTTTGAaaagggagaaggggcagcgTGCGGGGAGGGCCACGGTTCGGGTGCCAgtgacaccccccacacacacacacactgttaagAAGCTTTCGCCACCTCTGCCAACCTTGGCAAAGCCCTTCTAACTATTCCTTGCTTGATACAAACCTGTGCTCTTCAACCCTGGCAGCGGGTGGCAACATGGTACTTACAGAGATATTTGCATGTAGTTTGATTAGAAAATGTTTCCTCTTAAAACTCAGTTTCCGAATTTTGGCCCAGTTGAATGTGTTGATCTTTGTGTTCCCCTGCAATGACAATGCATTGGTCATGGTCAAATCATTACCGGCCAGGGCCGTGAGCTGGCAAAATGCACTCTGCATCTATTGACTCCCGTGAGTGTAGATGGTGCTCCGAGGATTTGGCCtcaaatcctgctcactttacAGTCCCACCAATTTACCAGCATCGGTTTACCCTGGCTCCGAGGGGCTGTGTCAGACAAGCAGATTTGGACCCAAGCAGGAAGGATAAGatgacagggcctgatcctgtgttaTGGGAGTTAATTACAAAACgccaagggcctgagccaaagcccccCGGTGTTACTGGAAAGactgccattaatttcaatgggcacTGGCCTAGATCCCGGTCGATTTCAGTGGGgcgggatcaggcccttaatgagcGGGGGTGCTCCATCCGCTGTCTGTTGGGCAAAGCGCAGTCGTTATGTACGTGATTCAGGCATTAATCTAACTAGAACATACCTGTACTGCCCTAGCATGCATTCTCTCGGGCAAGCAAACTTTAAAAAGAACTCCTCAACACAACGGGGTTAGGGCCACATTTCCGACCCCAAGCACTGTGTTCTGACATAGAAACTACTGGGCTTTAAAGGAGCTGTTTATGCTCCAGTTataatgtgtgcgtgtgtgtgtgtgtgtctgtctcgcTGAACAAACAGCCAGGCAGAGCACCACTCGCCTCAGAATGTGCTACACAGGCTGCTAGTTATTAACAATGGGCCAGGAATTATGATTTTCTTCCACCACAAGTGGCTTCGCAGGTTGGAATTAGTCTAGGCGTGGCTGCCCCACTTCATGCAGGAAACACAGAGGTATGTAGTTACGCTGCTCAGATGTCATGATTATAGCACTAGGTAATTGCATAGCCATTAGACGGCTATTTTTGCTTGAAGATTATATGGGAAACGTGTGGCGCTGCCCTGGAACGTGAACATCTTACTTCTCAAACACGCTAGTTTACAAGGGCAAACAAGACAGATTCTCAAAGCGGACACCTCCCACATCAGTGGAAGCCATGTCTAGGGTGTGATTTGTCACCGCTGGCTAGAGTTCAGTGGTTTGCCCAGCTTGAACAAACGTAGAGGGGAACATTTCATTGTttggacattttcaaaaggaaaaattccAGTTGTttggttcaaaacaactttttgtctAAAAATTTAAGCTAATTTGACTGAAAagggttaaagaaaaaaaaagactaaaattgaaacaaaatgtttcaattgaccggAAACGAAAAAACTAGATTTCTGGTTTGTTTGTGactatttttgagatttttttgacTTTTCAGGCTAGGAAACAATTTCCAACTCTCAAAAGTGTTGGTCCTAGGACAGGAAAACCATCGCCCCCCAGCTCTTAGCAGGCTGGGTAGTGACGAAGATAGTGAAGTGCTTGGATTTCAGAAGGGGCCTACAACAACAAATGTTTACTTCCCTTATTTACTCACTACAGCGCCTGTCTACAGAGTGTGTCCCGTCCCCAGGGTGATTTCTTGGTGCAAGAACACGTCAGGTAGGTTCTGGTACAGCTAAAAGGCCTTTGATGAGAATGGAAGGAAAAGCTCTTCCAGAAGGGTCCCATTGCATCGTACGGTAGGAATTTAAAAGGGAAATGTTGTTACCCGTAAAACCAGCACTCCCATGTGCGTGACAGCCAGATTGATCTGCGTCCCTTCCCCATCGCTCGCGGGGTGGGGTCTAATCCCATACATTTCTAACTTCCTGGCTATGTCCAACAGGTGAACGTCCGACTCAGCTGGCGTCTTCCCACTAGGGAAGGAAGAGGGTTATAAGTCTACTGACATTAGAATAAATAGCCCCCTCTAAAGTCCTCTGACAGCACCCCCACATACTGTATAAACCAGTCTCTGCTACAGGTATTTAATATCCGTGTGGTGAAAGGAGCAGATACATTATGAGCTGAGTAGGACCCAAGAGCGGATGAAATGCTCACACGTGCTTCTGGTGATAATGCATGATCTTATCATCTAAATATTCCTGGTTGGGTAAATACTGGTGGCTCTCCAGGTGCTTCTTATCTGTTTCTTCGTGAAAGTCCCCCAGCTCAGCTGTAGGGAAAGAAACGAAGAGCGGCATTTAGCAATGCCAATTGAGGAGACGACAGCAGGCAAACTGAGCGAGTATTCAGAGACCAGCGACTTTGCTGATCCTTGCAAGAACATAGACATGGTGCGGGGGGATGGAAAGAGCCCAGACAGAGAACACCAACTTCCAGCTCTTCCTAAATGTGATGTTTCTGATGTTCCCTCACTGAGgacctggtcctgtctcactgatgtcagtgagagttttgctgttAGCTTCGACAGGAGCAGGCCCGAAGAACCAGCGACACGGTTCTGACAACAGGGCTTTTCCTGACACAAGGGCTTTGATGGGCATGGAAGGGACCCAGCACCTTATTGGGGCACTCAGCCCCTCAGCGGATGGGGGTCTCGTTAAGCCAGACTAAAGGCCTCATCCTTCCAACCTCACTTGTGTCAGTAAGGATTGCTCACATGACTAAGGGTCAAGAGGTTAGGCTCTAACTGGAGATCCAGATGCCTTCACTCAACCTTTCCATTTTGGACCATAGTGGTCCTTGGCCCTGTGGCTGGGAGGCCATGCAGGCTCCATGCGGTGACTCTTGGGGAGGGCTGAAGGCCAAGGAAACAAGCCATCCCTGGCTGGACCATGGTGTGGGAGACTCCGAGCTGGTCGCCCAGGGGACACTAAACAGCCTGGGCCATGTTGCTAGCCAAAGACCATTTCCACTGCGGTAACGCCCGCCCGGCTGTTCTGAGAGGTACAGATGCTTCCGATGGAAAAGCTCAGGGAACACAGCCGGGCAACGGCTGCACACTGAGCACTGAACTGTCTGTGCAAACACACACTAACTCGACTCATTTCACTCCAGCTCAGCTCTCCTCcacaagtgctttgctggactggcaCCTTTGGGCTTGGTCTCGCTCCCATCACAGCCAGGGAAAGTTTCCTAGGGACGTCAGTGGACGCTGGCTCGCCCCTGACCTGCAACCCTCTCTCCCGAGAGCAGTTCCCCATGCGCGCCGCTAGGCCTGCTCTCCTGCTGCCTGGGCTGATTTCACTCAAAACTCTGGCTGCAAAAGCCAGATGATGGGATAGAATAGTGAGTCTATTGTAGTCAGGTTCTGCTGCTGCACCCAGCTATGGGCAAGGACCGGGCAAACAGACAGCGTTTGTCAGACAGCCACTGCTTTGCCCTGACatccagagcagagcagaggggttGGTTTGTAAGCTAAGCCATGCTTTGGAAGTGAATAGTTAGAAGCGGACGTTTGGAACAATAGAACGATACACCGTTTTTCAGGGCCAATTGTGATCacctaggctgacctcctgcatatcacaggccagagaatgtcacCCCGGGCGTCCCTTGTGGGCGAACAGGAGCAGATCTAGAGCACGCTTGTCTGTCCTTACACTGCAAGAGGTGCGACACCAGCAACGCGGTGCTGTTCTCACTGCAGGGGAGCCTCCCGACTGCCAGGTCCCTCTTGATTTGAAGGGTAAAGAGATACCTGCAAAGGAAGAGAGAACAGTTTCCTGACCGAGAGCAAAAGTTCCCGCTCCCAGCTCAGACTAGTTATTAAGGAACGCAGCCAGCCCATGTCCTGCATGGGGACTTTGCTAGACAGGGGACCCTCCCGGAATCAGTTAGGCTTTGCACGGGTGAAAGGCCCAGCCCTGAAAGGAGCTGAGATCCTTCACCTGCCACCTCTGACAGGGCCGAGATCAGGACGGATGTTTATAAATCACCTGGCGATACTCAGATGGAAGGCAGTACACATGGGCCTGGCGAGAGATAATTTGGACCCCAGTACATCATGTTCACtggggcccctcccctgcccatttCATGTCAGTTACATACATTTTTGAGGCCCCAGTCCAACTGTCCCCATTTCCCCTGCCTCTTGTCTGCCTGAGGAGAACAGCTAAATGACTGACCCCAAGTGACTGGCGAGGACACATGGGAAGTACAGAGCAGAGGTTTGAAGAAGTCACCCTGTTCCCAGGAAAGGTAACTTCATCACTTGCTGCCCTGGCCATATTGGGTTTTGCATGTATATGTGATGGCGAGGTGATCACGACATTGTCTTAAGACGCCCAGAATAAAGGCTAAAAGGAACTGGTCAAGTCTCAGTTCAAGTGGATCTCGTTTTACCCCCAACAATTCTTTCATTACCACCAGGGACAGAGATTTCTTCAAATCAGAGAACTCTGTTGCTAGCATGGCTGCGAAACCAATGCAGGTAGGGCCTGCGCAGGGAGTCACTTGTCTCGTAGGCTGTGCCAGACGTACAGACATGAGCTGACAGTTTTCCAGAGGGAAGAGAAGAAGTTAAAGGGGATGATGGGAAAGGGGTCGGGAGGGACTCGCCTTCggagccgggctgggagctgcagccgtgCGATGCAGGTAGGGGGCGGCTCTGTctgagtaggggctggcagaggtgaTGACCTGGCACCTCTCCCGCccacagtaactggactttgggagtccagtcagtagatctgaccggacaccATCATGTCCCCTTTTCAACTGgactttctggttgaaaaccggacaacTGGCCACCCTTGAGTCCAGTTCCATGCTATCGCAGAAAACCCTAACATGTAACCccattcataaacttatcaaggtcCATTGTAGACCCAGACGATCAGCCAGTATCCTGCTGTGAGTCTGATTTTAAACTCAGATCATTTTACACATTGTAAAGAAGCATTGTAGACGCTGGTAGTTTTAGCAGCAGGGTCAGGAACAACTAAGCTTTCGACACCCAGTGTGTGAGAAGCAGTTTGGGATTGTGAGATGAGGTGTGTTGCTTGGGTGTTTATCAGAGAAATAACACTGACATTTGAACGGCAATCTGTAGGTTTCGAAGTGAATGCAACCCTTCGAACTACgggacagttcacacctctcagagctattgtcttAGGTTGGCTAACGAATCTGCATGAAACTGCTGCATTGGTTTTACACTTGGTTCATGTCTGTAATGTTTTCTCCAAAacataattgttttttaaataaaagcttataTTCTAGAGCACAATTTTGCACTAAAAGGTAGGATTCTGCAGCAAATTTACAGATCATAGGGAACCCCAAACAATGCCTAGCAAATAAAAATCTGCAATGTATGGCTATGGCTAATGGACAAATAAAGATGATGGATTAGGCAGATTTTTTTGTGTTTCTAAACAGAGGGTCAGAGAAAGAAATATTTGCAACATCTAAAGTTGCACTGATAGTCAAAATGACTATTGCTAGAGGGCCTCTTTTGGCTGCAGACCCTGAATGTTTTAGACAACGAAGACTGCGTTACAAAGCCTCTAGTAGCGAATAAAAATGtagacaatgaaaaaaaaaatagtaccgTACCTTGTCAACTCTTCTCTCAGATGTCCAGGGTCCACTGGGAAAAATTTCACCATAAATTTGAAAAGAACCTCCTTAGGATCTTAAAACACAACATCTTCATAAGTTTTATTTCAAATGTCTGTTGAGAACATTTACAAATCTCTTCACACACCCTGCACCCACGCACACGGGGGAGTAAATCACTTTCATTCCTTACAAATTCGGCCctgatgggtgctgagcatctAGGACGTgatcctgcagggtgctgagcCGGGATTCAATCCAGCCACGTACTTAAGCAGAACCTCAAGTTGTACCACACGAGCAggactattgaagtcaatgggagaatggCCCCACTCCAGTAAACAGGACAACCCCGATGATTCAGATTAAACATGTACTTGAGTGCTGCCCTGGGCCGGGGACAGGGTGTTCAGTACCTGGCTGGATTGAGCCACGGCAGAGCATGTGCAGTTCCCATTGGAGTCCAATCACCTCCCAGGATTGGGCCCATCGGGCTGCTTCTTTGCCCACTGAATTCCAGCGGACCGGAGTGTCTGAAGTGAAAACAATCGTGTTCAGCATTTCTTAATGTGGCTATCCCAGTGGGGTCTAGCCAGCCATCTATTCTGAATCAGAGCTTCCCATTGGGGGGTGGACAATACCGCACAGCGAC
This genomic interval from Malaclemys terrapin pileata isolate rMalTer1 chromosome 9, rMalTer1.hap1, whole genome shotgun sequence contains the following:
- the FRMD7 gene encoding FERM domain-containing protein 7 gives rise to the protein MLHLKVQFLDDSQKIFVVDQKSSGKGLFNLSCSHLRLAEKEYFGLEFQSQAGNNVWLELLKPITKQMKNPKEVLFKFMVKFFPVDPGHLREELTRYLFTLQIKRDLAVGRLPCSENSTALLVSHLLQSELGDFHEETDKKHLESHQYLPNQEYLDDKIMHYHQKHVGKTPAESDVHLLDIARKLEMYGIRPHPASDGEGTQINLAVTHMGVLVLRGNTKINTFNWAKIRKLSFKRKHFLIKLHANISALCKDTLEFTMASRDACKAFWKTCVEYHAFFRLSEEPKSKPKALLCSKGSSFRYSGRTQRQLLEHGRKGKGKSAPFERKHYPAQYHERQCRSSPDLLTDVSKQVEDLRLAYGSRACYRNTNGVHASDPMLDSRRRNSSVEVTFAAELERSKPEADPRLLPHSKSSSAFPLAYAELELEWEPADGFGQRRPLTSFQPSHQLAGNSKSTSVGNMREVASRQLRYTDVPYVPSASQPLETTSPQVFFYVDRPPPVPRHMPHAAEEAGRGLSGPGPMSMKPSKRWPGPARMKELQPEALPRTYCVSRHLQEESRALAGAFDYSIQEQLPKRSWSQSDMKTIHFPYGSEFRPLGPCPALSSRKASILRSMLAQQGLSNPTAAPRPAECGVGSGTESSDSDPDLLNADYYSLYGRVGKSPLARVRLSSGSLQLEEEDEEVSFATSSAEARTSMGMSNYFT